The following coding sequences are from one Venturia canescens isolate UGA chromosome 5, ASM1945775v1, whole genome shotgun sequence window:
- the LOC122411389 gene encoding uncharacterized protein → MLIDTGAEITFITASLVQQLKVHREASVTPIIGIGGTHSGHTRGVVCVKLRSMHSSDIVSIKAHILSKLMPTLPSFTPPNISLSHLQGLPLADPEFLSPGSIDLILGADIYGQLIREQIKRGPHGTPIAQNTVFGWIVLGPMDSSQQSAGLVHHAAVDHGYQELQDLLTQFWVQEEVSGSGESHLTPDEQECETHFLTTHKRDSDGRYVVRLPVKSASGTLGGSFHTASSCLHRLQCKLNRDSSYKGLYDTFLGEYESLGHMTRVSGNHAPLGPIYYLPHHGVLTTKLRVVFNGSCNTDSGISLNDILHTGAKLQRDISDVLLWVRRHRFVFATDIVKMFRQIRVHESDWDLQRILWVDEGGRVVPFHLTTVTYGTRSAPFLAGRALDQLVTDEGGKYPEAVAPLTKGRYVDDIYGGADQLADLITQAEQLIGICTAGCFPLAKWQSNLPELLTAVGATSSTENARVFEEWETKVLGLAWLPHTDVFKFTVHKYTAGDGITKRIILSEIAQLYDPLGFLSPVTIRAKVLLQRLWLEKLNWDDLVSTEVRNSWVAFRQELSHLGTVSVPRWLNIATGTSVELHGFSDASQLAMGAAVYVRVSGAGNQTTVSLVCAKTKVAPIKRLTIPRLELAAAVLLAKLTHHVQNVLGLDDSRVYLWTDSMVTLTWVTSHPSRWKDFVRNRVSLAQELVPRAQWRFTPGRDNPADCASRGLTISQLARHSSWWDGPHWLAKDSFHWPTHRIGTGDAAALEERPGLTLSLATSPSPVYDLILKYSSLTRLLRITSWLFKVITNLKRAGDGTSGSANITPGDLENSRLYWVKAIQGAYFTSELKTLTSGYTLPKSHPITRLTGFIDHQGILRVGGRLKHSALQPDCKHSVILPRDSPLTALLIADAHERTLHGGTQLTLAYLRQSCWIIGGRGPVRSYILRCVRCARFRALKAQQLMGQLPISRVTPARPFLFSGVDYAGPVSLKSWRGRGSKCHKGWLCIFVCFATSAMHLEVVTDLTTDGFLAALRRFTGRRGIPHTIQSDCGTNFQGAAAELRQLFKTGTRESGLIQHTGATDGIKWVFNPPGAPHMGGKWEAAVKSVKYHLRRTIGDASLTFEEFTTLLTQIEGILNSRPLEPLSDDPDDYSVLTPGHFLIGDTLTSIPEPSLRDVPQGRLTRWQWLQERVQYYWENWSSGYLQRQQAISKWHHPSHDIRVGSMVLLMNENTSPTKWPRARVTQLHPGKDGLTRVVTLKTATTTLTRPITKLALLPVPQPGSIDSTAADGGRNVQD, encoded by the coding sequence ATGTTGATCGACACGGGCGCGGAGATCACATTCATCACTGCTTCTCTCGTGCAGCAACTCAAGGTTCACCGGGAAGCATCGGTAACACCGATCATCGGGATCGGCGGGACGCATTCGGGCCACACGCGCGGGGTGGTTTGTGTAAAGCTTCGGTCTATGCACTCATCGGACATTGTCTCAATAAAAGCTCACATTTTGTCAAAGTTAATGCCTACTCTCCCTTCATTTACACCTCCTAACATCTCACTTTCTCATCTGCAAGGTCTTCCACTTGCAGACCcggaatttctctcaccagggtcCATCGATTTAATTCTCGGGGCTGACATCTATGGGCAACTCATTCGGGAGCAGATCAAGCGGGGGCCTCACGGCACACCGATTGCACAGAATACGGTTTTCGGGTGGATCGTTCTCGGTCCTATGGACTCTTCTCAACAGTCAGCCGGGTTGGTTCATCACGCTGCAGTGGATCACGGGTATCAGGAGCTTCAAGATCTCCTCACACAATTTTGGGTACAGGAAGAAGTCTCGGGCTCGGGCGAATCGCACCTCACTCCTGACGAGCAGGAATGTGAGACTCATTTCTTGACGACACACAAACGGGACTCAGACGGGCGGTACGTCGTCAGATTGCCGGTTAAATCCGCATCGGGGACATTGGGCGGGTCTTTTCACACAGCTTCTTCCTGTCTCCATCGGCTACAATGCAAACTCAATCGGGATTCAAGCTACAAGGGCCTCTACGACACGTTTCTCGGGGAATACGAATCATTGGGGCACATGACTCGAGTCTCGGGCAATCACGCCCCTCTCGGGCCTATTTACTACTTGCCGCACCACGGGGTGCTCACCACAAAGTTACGTGTTGTATTCAACGGGTCGTGCAATACAGATTCGGGAATTTCGCTTAACGACATTCTGCACACGGGCGCGAAACTGCAGCGAGATATTTCGGACGTTCTCTTGTGGGTCAGACGACACCGTTTCGTCTTCGCGACCGACATCGTTAAGATGTTCCGGCAAATTCGGGTTCACGAAAGTGATTGGGACTTACAACGCATTTTATGGGTGGACGAGGGCGGACGGGTCGTTCCATTCCATCTCACCACGGTCACTTACGGTACTCGGTCAGCACCATTCCTCGCGGGACGGGCCCTGGATCAACTGGTTACCGACGAGGGCGGGAAATATCCCGAAGCTGTCGCCCCTCTTACAAAGGGGCGATATGTGGACGATATTTACGGCGGTGCTGACCAGCTCGCAGATCTCATCACGCAAGCGGAGCAACTCATCGGGATTTGTACAGCGGGCTGCTTTCCTCTGGCCAAGTGGCAGAGCAATCTTCCGGAGCTTCTCACGGCAGTCGGGGCGACCTCATCAACGGAAAACGCTCGGGTATTTGAAGAATGGGAGACAAAAGTCCTTGGTCTCGCATGGCTTCCTCACACGGACGTGTTCAAATTCACGGTTCACAAGTACACAGCCGGGGACGGGATCACGAAACGCATCATTCTCTCGGAGATCGCACAATTATACGATCCATTGGGTTTTCTCTCACCGGTAACGATTCGAGCCAAAGTTCTCTTACAAAGGCTTTGGTTAGAAAAGTTAAATTGGGACGACCTTGTGTCAACGGAAGTTCGCAACTCTTGGGTCGCGTTTCGGCAGGAACTATCGCATCTCGGGACGGTTTCGGTACCGCGGTGGCTCAACATCGCGACGGGTACATCGGTCGAACTACACGGGTTTTCGGATGCATCTCAACTAGCAATGGGCGCAGCTGTGTACGTTCGGGTTTCGGGCGCGGGTAATCAAACAACGGTCTCACTAGTCTGCGCTAAGACTAAGGTCGCACCGATCAAACGGCTCACAATTCCTCGGTTGGAGCTCGCAGCAGCGGTGCTGCTTGCTAAACTCACACACCACGTGCAAAACGTGCTGGGCCTTGATGACTCACGGGTATACCTATGGACGGACTCAATGGTAACGCTCACTTGGGTCACTTCTCATCCTTCACGGTGGAAGGATTTTGTTCGGAATCGGGTATCACTGGCACAGGAGCTCGTGCCACGGGCCCAATGGAGATTCACACCGGGTCGGGACAATCCAGCGGATTGCGCATCACGGGGGCTAACCATCTCACAACTCGCGCGACATTCATCATGGTGGGACGGGCCTCACTGGTTAGCAAAAGACTCATTCCATTGGCCAACTCATCGCATCGGGACGGGGGACGCAGCGGCGCTCGAAGAGCGGCCAGGTCTTACACTCTCACTCGCAACATCACCCTCACCGGTTTACGATCTCATCTTGAAATACTCATCTCTCACACGGTTGTTGCGAATCACCTCATGGCTCTTCAAGGTGATTACAAACCTGAAAAGAGCGGGCGACGGTACATCGGGTTCAGCCAACATCACACCGGGAGACCTGGAGAACTCACGGCTTTATTGGGTGAAAGCCATTCAGGGAGCATACTTCACTTCAGAGCTTAAAACACTCACATCGGGCTACACTCTCCCGAAATCGCATCCGATCACGCGATTAACGGGCTTCATAGATCATCAAGGCATTCTCAGGGTGGGAGGACGGCTGAAGCACTCAGCCTTACAACCTGATTGCAAGCACTCAGTCATTCTCCCTCGGGACTCACCACTTACGGCACTTCTCATCGCTGATGCCCACGAGCGCACTCTCCACGGCGGGACTCAACTCACTTTGGCTTATCTACGGCAGAGCTGCTGGATCATCGGCGGGCGTGGGCCAGTACGCTCATACATTTTGCGTTGCGTGCGGTGCGCGCGCTTCCGGGCGCTCAAGGCACAGCAACTAATGGGTCAGTTGCCAATCTCACGGGTTACGCCGGCAAGGCCGTTTCTCTTCTCGGGGGTCGACTACGCGGGGCCAGTTTCACTCAAAAGCTGGCGCGGGCGTGGGAGCAAATGTCACAAAGGCTGGTTGtgcattttcgtttgtttcgctACCTCCGCTATGCACCTTGAAGTTGTTACAGATTTAACCACGGACGGGTTCCTCGCAGCACTCAGACGATTCACGGGCAGACGCGGGATTCCGCACACGATCCAAAGTGATTGCGGAACCAACTTTCAGGGTGCAGCAGCGGAGCTACGACAATTATTCAAAACGGGTACACGGGAATCCGGACTCATTCAGCACACTGGGGCAACTGACGGGATTAAATGGGTGTTTAACCCACCGGGGGCACCTCATATGGGCGGAAAATGGGAGGCCGCAGTAAAATCGGTCAAGTATCATCTCCGGCGGACGATTGGGGATGCCAGTCTCACGTTTGAAGAATTTACGACTCTTCTCACACAAATTGAGGGCATACTCAACTCGCGGCCGTTGGAGCCTCTGTCGGATGACCCGGATGATTATTCGGTTCTCACCCCTGGGCATTTTCTCATCGGGGACACACTCACCTCCATTCCTGAGCCCTCATTACGGGATGTGCCTCAAGGTCGCCTCACACGGTGGCAATGGCTCCAGGAACGGGTTCAATACTACTGGGAGAATTGGTCATCGGGATACCTGCAACGGCAGCAGGCTATATCAAAATGGCATCATCCGAGTCACGACATCCGGGTCGGGTCTATGGTTCTACTCATGAACGAAAACACGTCACCCACAAAGTGGCCACGGGCACGGGTCACACAGCTACATCCGGGAAAGGACGGGCTCACACGGGTGGTTACACTCAAAACGGCGACGACCACACTCACACGGCCTATCACCAAACTGGCACTCTTGCCAGTGCCTCAACCGGGATCAATCGACAGCACTGCTGCCGATGGCGGGCGGAATGTTCAGGATTGA
- the LOC122410621 gene encoding uncharacterized protein isoform X1, whose protein sequence is MRSISETTKILHALYQNEDDVLQPCLKKMKLKKRELTKDDAKVKKHKEMVPSDGEELADHADVTLYDDNITWCESRPCEDEIMGTEITKSENKVTERKVTKDNDKVLKIGVINDEDEIGGVREFPSPSIFAQSFQTIGTPRSEEICDNPVDTCNPKDSEKSNAYLNEKETWKVKSRDKKKHGCMMNVNNLMKHLSKDEPSYMVDYHCKSCENNDQVQSVVVEVDVNPFYIHGIQCLQQVLQDQLHKKRQCAVCRLDDVTKTIKIGNHIIVDIECLQWAQLAKNLGHIEWPGTFTVGQVPEQIKLENMTYTVQSVIEYVGEMKSSTPCEMKTEASISHYIAHVRRITGRWEVHNNIHIGGKSVITTARMLFEKKVVSPDLC, encoded by the exons ATGCGATCGATTTCAGAGACAACAAAAATCCTTCACGCTTTGTATCAGAACGAAGATGACGTTTTGCAACCATGTCTCAAGAAAATGAAGCtcaaaaaacgagaattgacGAAAGACGATGCGAAAGTCAAGAAACACAAGGAGATGGTTCCAAGCGATGGTGAAGAGCTTGCTGACCATGCCGATGTCACACTGTATGACGATAATATCACGTGGTGTGAGTCAAGACCGTGTGAAGATGAAATAATGGGAACTGAGATCACGAAGAGCGAGAACAAAGTTACGGAGAGAAAGGTCACGAAAGACAATGACAAAGTTCTCAAGATAGGCGTCATAAATGACGAGGATGAAATTGGaggtgtcagagaatttcctTCTCCGTCAATATTTGCCCAGTCATTCCAGACGATAGGTACCCCGAGATCCGAGGAAATCTGTGATAATCCAGTCGACACATGTAATCCCAAAGACAGTGAGAAGTCAAATGCGTATCTTAATGAGAAGGAAACATGGAAAGTCAAGAGCCGGGACAAAAAGAAACATG GTTGTATGATGAACGTGAACAACTTGATGAAACATCTGTCAAAGGACGAACCATCGTACATGGTCGATTATCATTGTAAGTCTTGCGAAAATAACGATCAAGTACAGTCTGTTGTAGTCGAAGTGGATGTAAATCCGTTTTATATTCACGGTATACAATGCTTGCAGCAAGTTTTACAAGATCAACTGCATAAAAAGAGACAGTGTGCAGTTTGCCGATTGGATGATGTGACAAAAACGATCAAAATCGGTAATCATATAATTGTCGACATTGAGTGTCTCCAATGGGCTCAGCTTGCCAAAAATCTGGGACATATTGAGTGGCCAGGAACTTTCACGGTAGGTCAAGTCCCAGAACAaattaaattagaaaatatgaCTTACACTGTACAGTCTGTAATAGAATATGTTGGCGAAATGAAATCATCCACGCCTTGCGAAATGAAAACCGAAGCATCGATAAGCCATTACATCGCTCATGTGCGTCGAATAACAGGTCGGTGGGAAGTCCACAATAACATTCACATCGGTGGAAAGTCAGTAATCACGACGGCACGAATGTTGTTCGAAAAAAAGGTTGTCAGTCCTGACCTATGTTAG
- the LOC122410621 gene encoding uncharacterized protein isoform X3 produces the protein MRSISETTKILHALYQNEDDVLQPCLKKMKLKKRELTKDDAKVKKHKEMVPSDGEELADHADVTLYDDNITWCESRPCEDEIMGTEITKSENKVTERKVTKDNDKVLKIGVINDEDEIGGVREFPSPSIFAQSFQTIGTPRSEEICDNPVDTCNPKDSEKSNAYLNEKETWKVKSRDKKKHGCMMNVNNLMKHLSKDEPSYMVDYHSSFTRSTA, from the exons ATGCGATCGATTTCAGAGACAACAAAAATCCTTCACGCTTTGTATCAGAACGAAGATGACGTTTTGCAACCATGTCTCAAGAAAATGAAGCtcaaaaaacgagaattgacGAAAGACGATGCGAAAGTCAAGAAACACAAGGAGATGGTTCCAAGCGATGGTGAAGAGCTTGCTGACCATGCCGATGTCACACTGTATGACGATAATATCACGTGGTGTGAGTCAAGACCGTGTGAAGATGAAATAATGGGAACTGAGATCACGAAGAGCGAGAACAAAGTTACGGAGAGAAAGGTCACGAAAGACAATGACAAAGTTCTCAAGATAGGCGTCATAAATGACGAGGATGAAATTGGaggtgtcagagaatttcctTCTCCGTCAATATTTGCCCAGTCATTCCAGACGATAGGTACCCCGAGATCCGAGGAAATCTGTGATAATCCAGTCGACACATGTAATCCCAAAGACAGTGAGAAGTCAAATGCGTATCTTAATGAGAAGGAAACATGGAAAGTCAAGAGCCGGGACAAAAAGAAACATG GTTGTATGATGAACGTGAACAACTTGATGAAACATCTGTCAAAGGACGAACCATCGTACATGGTCGATTATCATT CAAGTTTTACAAGATCAACTGCATAA
- the LOC122410621 gene encoding uncharacterized protein isoform X2 has product MRSISETTKILHALYQNEDDVLQPCLKKMKLKKRELTKDDAKVKKHKEMVPSDGEELADHADVTLYDDNITWCESRPCEDEIMGTEITKSENKVTERKVTKDNDKVLKIGVINDEDEIGGVREFPSPSIFAQSFQTIGTPRSEEICDNPVDTCNPKDSEKSNAYLNEKETWKVKSRDKKKHGKFLRPCPDIRHRHKRPKSISSIVPLLKNGLLLGPVKLRNKNIMVRNTCPFDYISQSMLVAYCDWARYQEYISSTKNRFFDFIKLFDKSGCTLKVYKERAELTSQIKEIDHGVLGCMMNVNNLMKHLSKDEPSYMVDYHSSFTRSTA; this is encoded by the exons ATGCGATCGATTTCAGAGACAACAAAAATCCTTCACGCTTTGTATCAGAACGAAGATGACGTTTTGCAACCATGTCTCAAGAAAATGAAGCtcaaaaaacgagaattgacGAAAGACGATGCGAAAGTCAAGAAACACAAGGAGATGGTTCCAAGCGATGGTGAAGAGCTTGCTGACCATGCCGATGTCACACTGTATGACGATAATATCACGTGGTGTGAGTCAAGACCGTGTGAAGATGAAATAATGGGAACTGAGATCACGAAGAGCGAGAACAAAGTTACGGAGAGAAAGGTCACGAAAGACAATGACAAAGTTCTCAAGATAGGCGTCATAAATGACGAGGATGAAATTGGaggtgtcagagaatttcctTCTCCGTCAATATTTGCCCAGTCATTCCAGACGATAGGTACCCCGAGATCCGAGGAAATCTGTGATAATCCAGTCGACACATGTAATCCCAAAGACAGTGAGAAGTCAAATGCGTATCTTAATGAGAAGGAAACATGGAAAGTCAAGAGCCGGGACAAAAAGAAACATGGTAAATTTTTACGTCCATGTCCTGACATTCGGCACCGTCACAAACGACCAAAATCTATAAGCTCGATTGTacctttattgaaaaatggattGCTTCTCGGACCCGTTAAGTTGAGGAATAAAAACATTATGGTCCGTAATACATGCCCGTTTGATTACATTTCTCAATCAATGTTAGTCGCTTATTGCGATTGGGCTCGTTATCAAGAGTACATCTCATCCACGAAAAaccgttttttcgattttataaaaCTTTTTGATAAGTCAGGTTGCACTCTAAAAGTTTACAAAGAAAGGGCTGAATTGACGAGTCAGATTAAGGAAATTGATCATGGGGTTCTAGGTTGTATGATGAACGTGAACAACTTGATGAAACATCTGTCAAAGGACGAACCATCGTACATGGTCGATTATCATT CAAGTTTTACAAGATCAACTGCATAA